One segment of Solanum lycopersicum chromosome 1, SLM_r2.1 DNA contains the following:
- the LOC101255441 gene encoding uncharacterized protein isoform X4 → MGIRKKNLNHKSSKFLNCVTEWRDFRPEITYEILCSMSLLASCILLVIYWFLIPLKKTAKVLQQVDKKFISIVAGTTLPIINQGYIQKVHHLQISL, encoded by the exons ATGGGGATTCGAAAGAAG AATTTGAACCACAAAAGCTCGAAGTTTCTTAATTGTGTGACAGAATGGAGAGACTTCCGTCCAGAGATTACA TATGAGATACTGTGCTCAATGTCACTTCTGGCGTCTTGCATTTTGTTGGTGATTTATTGGTTCCTGATACCATTGAAAAAAACTGCCAAAGTTCTTCAACAGGTTGATAAGAAGTTTATTTCAATTGTGGCGGGCACCACACTTCCTATTATTAATCAG GGATACATTCAAAAAGTGCACCATTTGCAAATCAGTCTTTGA